The following proteins are co-located in the Pseudoalteromonas sp. N1230-9 genome:
- a CDS encoding 3-hydroxybutyrate dehydrogenase, with protein sequence MSRTVLITGAASGIGLYVAQQLAMQGHTIIVTDLNQQAAQQAAAGIVEQGGSAEGYALNVADSDAIEQFFTELNQPIDVLINNAGIQHVAKLEDFPADKWQFLQQVMLVGPAMMTKAVLPRMREQDFGRIINIGSIHAMVASKYKSAYVAAKHGLIGFAKTMALETNDANITINTVCPAYVKTPLVEQQIASQAKEHDISEQQVIDTIMLAPMPKKAFIGLDEILHTISFLMADAARNITAQAIAIDGGWTAQ encoded by the coding sequence ATGAGCAGAACGGTTTTAATTACCGGTGCAGCCAGTGGTATTGGATTATATGTTGCACAGCAACTGGCGATGCAAGGTCACACTATTATTGTTACTGATTTAAATCAGCAAGCAGCACAACAAGCGGCGGCAGGCATTGTTGAGCAAGGTGGCAGCGCCGAAGGGTATGCACTTAATGTGGCTGATAGTGATGCAATAGAGCAGTTTTTCACTGAGCTTAATCAGCCAATTGATGTACTTATTAATAATGCGGGTATTCAGCACGTTGCAAAGCTTGAAGATTTTCCGGCAGATAAATGGCAGTTCTTGCAACAAGTTATGCTCGTTGGCCCTGCGATGATGACCAAGGCCGTACTCCCTCGCATGCGTGAGCAAGATTTTGGTCGCATCATTAATATTGGCTCAATTCATGCCATGGTGGCATCTAAATATAAGTCGGCTTATGTCGCTGCCAAACATGGCTTAATCGGCTTTGCTAAAACCATGGCACTTGAAACTAATGATGCCAATATCACCATTAATACCGTGTGCCCTGCGTATGTAAAAACGCCGCTTGTGGAGCAACAAATTGCTTCGCAAGCTAAAGAGCATGACATTTCTGAGCAACAAGTGATCGACACGATTATGCTAGCACCGATGCCGAAAAAAGCATTTATTGGCTTAGATGAGATCCTGCATACCATTAGCTTTTTAATGGCCGATGCAGCACGCAATATTACCGCCCAAGCAATCGCCATTGATGGCGGTTGGACTGCACAATAG
- a CDS encoding CoA transferase subunit B: MALSREQIAKRVAMELQDGYYVNLGIGIPTLVANYVPDGIEVMLQSENGLLGMGPYPSADQVDADMINAGKETVTAATGAAIFSSAESFAMIRGGHVDLTVLGAFEVDQNGNIASWMIPKKLVKGMGGAMDLVAGAKNIICTMTHANKHGESKLLTECSLPLTGVGCINKVITDLALLEIKDGAFYLLERAPGVSVDEIIAKTQGKLIVSEDVPEMTFS; encoded by the coding sequence ATGGCATTATCACGAGAACAAATCGCTAAACGCGTGGCGATGGAACTACAGGATGGTTACTACGTTAACTTAGGTATAGGAATTCCAACCTTGGTCGCTAATTATGTCCCTGATGGCATCGAAGTGATGCTGCAATCTGAAAATGGTTTACTCGGTATGGGGCCATACCCAAGTGCAGACCAAGTTGATGCCGATATGATCAACGCAGGTAAAGAAACGGTCACCGCTGCAACGGGGGCGGCTATTTTTAGCTCCGCAGAAAGCTTTGCCATGATCCGAGGTGGGCATGTTGATTTAACTGTGCTTGGTGCGTTTGAAGTGGACCAAAACGGCAACATTGCCAGTTGGATGATCCCGAAAAAGTTGGTTAAAGGGATGGGCGGTGCAATGGATTTAGTGGCCGGTGCTAAAAACATTATTTGTACTATGACCCATGCCAACAAGCATGGCGAGTCAAAACTGCTGACAGAATGTAGTTTACCGCTAACTGGGGTTGGTTGTATCAATAAAGTGATCACCGATTTGGCATTGTTAGAAATTAAAGACGGTGCATTTTATTTATTAGAGCGTGCCCCAGGAGTCTCAGTCGATGAGATTATAGCCAAGACACAAGGTAAGCTTATTGTCTCTGAAGATG
- a CDS encoding CoA transferase subunit A, whose translation MAGFDKVVTSYSEAMAGLEDGMTVIAGGFGLCGIPEGLIAQIKRQGTRGLTVVSNNCGVDGFGLGVLLEDKQISKMVASYVGENALFEQQLLNGELEVELTPQGTLAEKMRAGGAGIPAFYTATGVGTPVADGKETRNINGRDYLLEPSITGDFAIVKAWKADRYGNCIYRHTAMNFNPMAATAGKITVLEVEEIVEPGELEPSQIHTPGIYIDRVIKGEFEKRIEKVTTKQENQ comes from the coding sequence ATGGCAGGGTTTGATAAAGTAGTTACAAGTTACAGCGAAGCAATGGCTGGCCTTGAAGATGGCATGACTGTGATAGCCGGTGGTTTTGGTTTATGCGGTATTCCTGAAGGCTTGATTGCGCAAATTAAACGTCAAGGCACCCGTGGCTTAACGGTGGTATCGAATAACTGTGGTGTTGATGGTTTTGGTTTAGGCGTGCTGCTTGAAGACAAACAAATTAGCAAGATGGTTGCCTCTTACGTTGGTGAAAACGCGCTATTTGAGCAGCAACTATTAAATGGTGAACTGGAAGTTGAGCTCACACCGCAAGGCACTCTCGCTGAAAAAATGCGAGCTGGCGGTGCGGGCATTCCTGCATTTTATACCGCTACTGGTGTCGGTACCCCAGTAGCTGACGGTAAAGAAACACGCAATATTAATGGCCGTGACTATTTATTGGAGCCAAGTATTACTGGCGACTTTGCGATTGTTAAAGCGTGGAAAGCTGATCGTTACGGTAACTGTATTTATCGTCATACGGCGATGAACTTTAACCCGATGGCAGCAACCGCAGGCAAAATTACGGTTCTTGAAGTTGAAGAAATTGTTGAGCCAGGGGAGCTAGAACCAAGCCAAATTCACACGCCGGGTATCTATATTGACCGGGTAATTAAAGGTGAATTTGAAAAACGCATCGAGAAAGTTACCACTAAGCAAGAAAATCAATAA
- a CDS encoding GntP family permease, translated as MLSMIGLLGGLILLIILTLRGVNLFIAAPICALLVALSSGMAIFPVSADTNFINAYMDGFAGFLSAWFFMFLLGSLFGKFMEDTGAADSVASYIVGKLGMKHAVLAVVIACAVLTYGGVSVFIVAFSVYPMALSLFKDANLPRRFIPATLAFGSVTFTMTSAGSPEIQNWIPVKHLGTSPYAAWEVSLVVAIFMATAGYFWLNKMIKKAVANGETFEARDDDPVIIERRRPHPITGVIPLIVVLLLSFTLHDVLQQTALIVALLGGVLSIVIINFKHFHDMGNAINVGTTGALVAIGNTAAVVGFGAVAKVSPAFTAAVDVMTHMPGNELVGAAVAVSVIAGLTGSASGGQAIALPLVAPGYLDMGVNPEQLHRVVAISSGALDTLPHNGYVVTTIRAICKETHQRAYWSMAALTAVIPLIGVALALGLFIFF; from the coding sequence ATGCTGAGCATGATAGGACTGTTAGGCGGTTTAATACTGCTGATCATTTTAACGCTGCGTGGGGTAAATTTATTTATCGCTGCGCCAATCTGTGCACTGTTAGTTGCACTTAGTAGTGGCATGGCCATTTTCCCTGTATCGGCAGATACAAACTTTATTAACGCCTATATGGATGGCTTTGCAGGCTTCTTAAGTGCGTGGTTCTTTATGTTCTTACTGGGTTCGCTATTCGGTAAGTTTATGGAAGACACCGGTGCTGCAGACAGTGTTGCAAGCTACATTGTGGGTAAATTAGGTATGAAGCACGCCGTTCTTGCGGTTGTGATTGCCTGTGCTGTTTTAACCTATGGTGGCGTGAGCGTCTTTATCGTTGCGTTTTCTGTTTACCCAATGGCATTAAGTCTATTCAAAGATGCAAACTTACCGCGCCGTTTTATTCCAGCAACGCTAGCATTTGGTTCGGTGACCTTTACCATGACCTCAGCTGGCTCGCCAGAAATTCAAAACTGGATCCCGGTTAAGCACCTTGGTACGTCACCCTATGCAGCGTGGGAAGTGAGCTTAGTGGTCGCTATTTTCATGGCGACAGCAGGTTACTTTTGGTTGAACAAGATGATCAAAAAAGCCGTTGCTAATGGCGAAACCTTTGAAGCGCGTGATGATGATCCTGTCATTATTGAGCGTCGTCGTCCGCATCCAATCACAGGCGTGATCCCGCTAATCGTGGTGCTACTCTTATCATTTACGTTACATGATGTACTGCAGCAAACAGCGCTGATTGTCGCTTTACTTGGTGGTGTATTGAGTATTGTGATTATCAACTTTAAGCATTTTCACGATATGGGTAATGCTATTAATGTGGGTACAACCGGTGCTTTAGTGGCAATCGGTAATACCGCTGCCGTGGTTGGTTTTGGCGCTGTGGCGAAAGTGTCACCAGCATTTACTGCCGCTGTCGATGTGATGACCCATATGCCGGGGAATGAACTGGTTGGTGCTGCGGTTGCGGTTAGTGTGATTGCCGGCTTAACAGGCTCTGCTTCTGGCGGGCAAGCCATTGCATTACCGCTTGTCGCACCGGGTTATTTAGACATGGGTGTAAACCCTGAACAACTACACCGTGTGGTGGCGATTAGTTCTGGAGCACTCGATACCTTGCCACATAATGGCTATGTGGTTACAACGATACGCGCTATCTGTAAAGAAACGCATCAACGAGCGTATTGGTCAATGGCAGCGCTGACTGCGGTCATTCCGCTTATCGGTGTCGCATTGGCACTCGGACTCTTTATTTTCTTTTAA
- a CDS encoding E22 family MetX-like putative esterase produces MKTKLIILLWLVVFSSTAFGAANKADTMLVEKQHFTTKDFTTVSGVTLEQVDIGWESYGKLNANKDNVILITHYFSGTSHAAGKYKADDALPGYWDAIIGPGKAIDTNKYYVISSDTLVNANWHDENVITTGPASTNPKTGKPYGLDFPVVTITDFVNVQKRLLDSLGITKLHAVMGASMGSFQALEWATRYPDKVERLIHVIGAATMDAWTVAALEKWALPIRLDKNWQQGNYYGKERPLDGLAATMLNITQDAMHPIIYNASFPDFNVLDEGALKDIRTLPKLNQVLAERAMARAKTQDANHVLYLVRASQLFTAGMQSDLTTALKNVSAKTLLLPATNDLLLRPENMRTVFDTMKAAGKDVEISEIEGGWGHLDGIFSIAPKAQLISEFLEE; encoded by the coding sequence ATGAAAACCAAATTAATAATTTTGCTATGGCTGGTTGTATTTAGTAGCACCGCGTTTGGCGCTGCAAACAAAGCCGACACCATGCTGGTGGAAAAACAGCATTTTACAACAAAAGATTTTACCACTGTGTCTGGTGTGACCTTAGAGCAAGTGGACATTGGCTGGGAAAGTTACGGAAAACTAAACGCCAATAAAGATAACGTGATTTTAATCACTCATTACTTCTCTGGTACGTCTCATGCCGCAGGTAAATATAAAGCGGATGACGCCCTACCGGGTTATTGGGATGCGATTATCGGCCCAGGTAAAGCTATCGATACGAATAAATATTATGTGATTAGCTCAGATACCTTAGTGAATGCCAACTGGCATGATGAAAATGTAATCACCACAGGTCCTGCGTCAACTAATCCAAAAACAGGCAAACCTTACGGTTTAGATTTTCCTGTGGTCACGATTACTGACTTTGTTAATGTGCAAAAGCGTTTACTCGACAGCCTAGGTATCACTAAATTACATGCTGTGATGGGCGCATCAATGGGGTCGTTTCAAGCACTTGAGTGGGCAACACGTTATCCAGATAAAGTAGAGCGTTTAATTCATGTGATTGGCGCTGCAACGATGGATGCATGGACAGTCGCTGCACTTGAAAAATGGGCGTTACCAATTCGTTTAGATAAAAACTGGCAGCAAGGTAATTACTACGGCAAAGAGCGCCCGCTAGATGGCTTAGCGGCAACCATGCTTAATATTACGCAAGATGCGATGCATCCCATTATTTATAACGCGAGCTTCCCTGACTTTAACGTATTAGATGAAGGCGCATTAAAAGATATTCGTACCTTGCCTAAGTTAAACCAAGTATTAGCTGAGCGGGCAATGGCACGAGCGAAAACGCAAGATGCCAACCATGTACTTTATTTGGTCCGGGCATCACAACTATTTACCGCTGGCATGCAAAGTGATTTAACAACGGCACTTAAAAATGTCTCTGCCAAAACATTATTGCTACCCGCAACGAACGACTTACTGCTTCGCCCTGAAAACATGCGTACAGTGTTTGACACCATGAAAGCGGCAGGTAAAGACGTTGAGATTTCAGAAATTGAAGGGGGCTGGGGACACCTTGATGGCATCTTCTCAATAGCCCCTAAAGCGCAGCTTATCAGTGAGTTTTTAGAGGAGTAG
- a CDS encoding TonB-dependent receptor, with the protein MIKLNPKVAPLTLAVSLALAGVSAQAAEQAEPAAKKGELERIQVTARKTVENLQEVPVAVTSIGVEELAENGIVVMTEVQQFSPNTTLQASRGTNSTITAFIRGVGQQDPLWGYEPGVGIYIDDVYLARPQGAVLDLLDVQQIEVLRGPQGTLYGKNTIGGAIKYVTKEMSGDATLNVQGTVGSYNQKDLKITGQLPIVDEKLYVGFGFATLNRDGFGEFLTSALDNQDRENYNKDVTAARVTLEYTPTDDLFFRLAWDKTEDKSNAKGGYRLLPSLLTDAPVPDSVYDSYTSLPTWNKVELEGYSLTARWDITDYTSIKYVGSSRESYSPTNIDFDNTSIQIFDVPAIYDDEQTTHELQLNHQGDNYKLVSGLYYYDGESCGQFQAILKVLGQALGGPSLTRETGGCSNSTSKAAYIQGSYDFNEQWSMTLGARYTKDKKEANVYNGLIFDTVYPESDWISGYTRPEGQLVPTVLDDEEEWSRFTPRAGVEYQYSNDIMFFASYAQGFKSGTFNPRASTAEPAAKPEIVDSFEIGMKSEWNNNLRANVTLFSLDHKDRQYISVLPGETDADLNQRLGNIGESTSDGIELELNYVASESLSFDTSIGYIDSNFDNVIDFDPVTGEQFDKSDRFTVSNTPDLTFNLGATYRMYTEMGDFVINGNYYHRGDYALFEEDSLLTQDAYGIFNMGITWYSTDGHWTAGLYGKNLTDEEYMIGGYQFVAPDPTDPTDTSKYTPGLGGDNTLIGYYGDPRTVAFTVGYRF; encoded by the coding sequence ATGATAAAGCTTAACCCAAAAGTCGCGCCACTTACTCTGGCTGTATCACTTGCTTTGGCAGGTGTCAGTGCTCAAGCGGCAGAACAAGCCGAACCTGCAGCAAAAAAAGGTGAACTTGAACGTATTCAGGTAACAGCACGTAAAACCGTTGAAAATCTGCAAGAAGTGCCTGTTGCTGTCACTTCAATTGGTGTTGAAGAACTGGCAGAAAACGGCATCGTCGTCATGACCGAAGTTCAGCAGTTTTCACCCAATACCACCTTGCAAGCCAGTCGTGGTACTAACTCTACCATTACTGCGTTTATTCGTGGTGTAGGTCAGCAAGATCCTCTTTGGGGTTATGAGCCAGGCGTAGGTATTTATATTGATGATGTCTACCTTGCTCGTCCACAAGGTGCCGTGCTTGACCTACTTGATGTGCAACAAATCGAAGTATTACGCGGCCCACAAGGAACGCTTTACGGTAAAAACACCATTGGTGGTGCAATTAAATACGTCACCAAAGAAATGAGCGGTGATGCCACGTTAAATGTACAGGGGACTGTGGGCAGCTATAACCAGAAAGATTTAAAGATTACCGGCCAATTACCGATTGTTGACGAAAAACTTTACGTAGGCTTTGGGTTTGCAACGCTTAACCGTGATGGCTTTGGTGAGTTTTTAACATCGGCTCTTGATAACCAAGACCGCGAAAACTACAACAAAGACGTGACCGCAGCACGTGTAACACTCGAATATACACCGACTGATGACTTATTCTTTCGCTTAGCGTGGGATAAAACAGAAGACAAATCAAACGCAAAAGGTGGCTACCGTTTACTACCAAGCCTACTAACCGATGCGCCAGTTCCAGACAGCGTGTATGACTCATACACGAGCTTACCAACATGGAACAAAGTTGAACTTGAAGGCTACAGCCTGACTGCTCGTTGGGATATAACTGACTACACCAGCATTAAATATGTCGGTTCAAGCCGTGAGAGCTACTCACCAACCAACATCGACTTTGATAATACTTCAATTCAAATTTTCGATGTTCCTGCAATTTACGATGATGAGCAAACCACTCATGAATTACAGCTAAACCATCAAGGCGATAACTATAAACTGGTTTCGGGTCTTTATTACTATGACGGTGAATCATGTGGTCAATTCCAAGCTATCTTGAAAGTATTAGGTCAGGCATTAGGTGGCCCAAGCTTAACCCGTGAAACCGGTGGCTGTAGTAACTCAACAAGTAAGGCGGCTTACATCCAAGGTAGTTATGACTTTAACGAACAATGGTCAATGACATTGGGCGCGCGTTACACCAAAGACAAAAAAGAGGCGAATGTTTATAACGGTTTAATTTTTGATACTGTTTATCCAGAATCAGATTGGATCTCAGGTTACACTCGCCCAGAAGGCCAACTTGTACCGACGGTACTCGATGATGAGGAAGAATGGTCACGCTTCACACCGCGTGCAGGTGTTGAATACCAGTATTCAAACGACATCATGTTCTTTGCAAGTTACGCGCAAGGCTTTAAGTCAGGTACGTTCAACCCTCGGGCAAGCACAGCAGAGCCCGCTGCAAAACCAGAAATTGTTGATTCATTCGAAATCGGCATGAAGAGTGAGTGGAACAATAACTTACGTGCAAACGTCACCTTATTCTCACTCGACCATAAAGATCGTCAATATATTTCTGTGTTACCAGGTGAAACAGATGCAGATCTAAACCAACGCTTAGGTAACATTGGTGAGTCAACATCTGATGGTATTGAGCTTGAGCTTAACTATGTAGCATCTGAATCGCTCAGCTTTGATACATCAATAGGTTATATTGACAGTAACTTCGATAACGTGATTGATTTTGACCCTGTAACAGGTGAGCAATTCGATAAATCAGACCGTTTTACAGTATCAAACACACCTGATTTAACCTTTAATCTGGGTGCAACGTACCGTATGTACACAGAAATGGGCGACTTTGTTATTAATGGTAACTATTACCACAGAGGCGACTATGCGCTATTCGAAGAAGATAGTCTATTAACGCAAGATGCTTACGGTATCTTTAACATGGGTATTACTTGGTACAGCACAGATGGTCACTGGACTGCGGGTCTTTACGGTAAAAACTTAACGGATGAAGAGTACATGATTGGTGGTTACCAGTTCGTGGCACCTGATCCAACAGACCCAACAGATACCAGCAAATACACCCCAGGTTTAGGTGGTGATAATACGCTAATTGGTTACTACGGCGACCCTCGCACTGTAGCCTTCACTGTTGGTTACCGTTTCTAA